From Ferrimicrobium sp., one genomic window encodes:
- a CDS encoding glycosyltransferase family 2 protein, whose product MSAGRTYRVLGRLCGVDVSNNIARISTLAETVNEYRIRSFRRHPTAISVLAVLAVLSSLLWVYWILTHLLHGTNIFLAIGLVIVQAYAIVSLMLSLTYRLAARRRRDPVLHPPRHWPTIDVFITTYDEEPELLFPTIVSAKELDGEHKVWVLDDGRRESVGELARSLGVGYLTRPDNSHAKAGNINHALEMTDGELILTLDADHVVLPSMLTDLVGLFDDASVALVQTPHEFANTDSVQHYSRFRHEQSLFFRVLMESKDEMNAAFWCGSAAILRRSALLEIGGVAVETVAEDYHTSIKLIKKGWTTRYVNTTYVLGMAPGDLNSYLIQRDRWARGNLSVLRSVDNPLIAKGLSLKQRIAFSESLFAYGSGVMRLLLLLVLVLTLTTGQIPISATVDDLVFLWLPAFLLNEFVFSLLAQGYSLNPEFLHFETLTMEIFTKAWKAVIFRKTNRSFKVTPKTTKDTGGISALYQLKWVIAITCLLVVGVVGQFTGFVPRLPGLADWLVPLLAIIEIRRMLRTMLLVSGRRQQRFHYRVDCLVPCELLLTEPQTAKVDGTVVNVSLAGAGVVANTELSVAPGTQVVVVMRFDGDSVQCAGEVRSIKARTLGILFTDLSVDDRYKIVQYTYANDFRSLLIDSSQGDIGKAAFAELQNEDPPLHILAPLSDSEKVKDIAG is encoded by the coding sequence ATGAGTGCAGGACGTACTTACCGTGTACTTGGGAGACTGTGCGGCGTTGATGTGAGCAATAACATTGCCCGGATCTCAACCCTCGCTGAGACGGTGAACGAGTATCGCATACGAAGTTTTCGACGGCATCCGACCGCCATCAGTGTGCTCGCGGTGCTCGCGGTGCTCTCGTCGTTGTTGTGGGTCTACTGGATCCTAACGCACCTGTTGCACGGCACGAATATCTTCTTGGCGATTGGCCTGGTTATTGTTCAGGCGTATGCAATTGTCTCACTGATGCTTTCGTTGACCTATCGACTGGCTGCCCGGAGACGGAGGGATCCGGTCCTACATCCTCCTCGACACTGGCCCACGATCGACGTCTTTATCACCACCTATGACGAAGAACCGGAATTGTTGTTCCCGACCATTGTGAGTGCGAAGGAGCTGGACGGGGAGCACAAGGTCTGGGTGCTCGATGATGGTAGACGCGAGAGTGTCGGTGAGCTTGCACGTTCACTGGGAGTGGGTTACCTGACTCGTCCGGATAACTCTCACGCAAAGGCTGGCAACATCAATCATGCGCTGGAGATGACCGACGGGGAGCTGATTCTCACGCTCGACGCTGATCATGTGGTGTTACCCTCCATGCTCACCGATCTCGTCGGGCTCTTCGACGACGCTTCGGTCGCCCTTGTCCAGACGCCGCACGAGTTTGCCAATACTGACTCGGTCCAGCACTACTCACGTTTTCGCCACGAGCAATCACTCTTCTTTCGTGTACTCATGGAGAGCAAGGATGAGATGAACGCCGCCTTCTGGTGTGGTTCTGCGGCGATCTTGCGCAGGTCGGCGCTCCTCGAAATCGGTGGAGTCGCCGTTGAGACGGTGGCAGAGGATTATCATACCTCAATCAAGCTGATCAAGAAGGGCTGGACGACCCGGTATGTCAACACCACCTACGTATTGGGGATGGCGCCAGGTGATCTGAACTCCTATCTGATTCAACGAGATCGATGGGCGAGAGGGAATCTTTCGGTGCTTCGTTCCGTCGACAATCCACTGATCGCCAAGGGACTCTCTCTCAAACAGCGAATCGCCTTCTCGGAAAGTCTGTTTGCCTATGGATCTGGTGTGATGCGCCTTCTCCTGTTGTTGGTGCTGGTGTTGACCCTTACCACGGGCCAGATTCCCATCTCCGCAACGGTTGATGATCTTGTGTTTTTGTGGTTGCCGGCCTTCTTGCTCAACGAGTTTGTCTTCTCCTTGCTCGCTCAGGGGTACTCACTCAATCCTGAGTTTCTGCACTTTGAAACCCTGACGATGGAGATCTTTACTAAAGCTTGGAAGGCAGTAATTTTTCGGAAGACCAATCGCTCCTTCAAAGTCACGCCGAAGACGACGAAGGACACAGGTGGTATCTCGGCGCTCTACCAACTCAAATGGGTAATCGCTATCACCTGCCTACTCGTCGTTGGGGTGGTGGGGCAATTCACAGGCTTCGTTCCACGCCTGCCCGGTCTTGCTGATTGGCTGGTGCCCCTTTTGGCAATTATCGAGATTCGACGGATGCTTCGTACGATGTTGTTGGTGAGCGGGCGCCGCCAGCAGCGCTTTCATTATCGTGTCGATTGTTTAGTGCCATGTGAACTCCTGCTCACCGAACCTCAGACTGCCAAGGTCGACGGCACGGTGGTGAATGTGAGTTTGGCCGGCGCCGGCGTTGTGGCCAATACCGAGCTGTCGGTCGCACCAGGTACACAGGTAGTGGTGGTTATGCGCTTTGATGGCGATAGCGTCCAGTGTGCCGGTGAGGTGCGTTCGATAAAGGCTAGGACACTGGGGATCCTGTTCACTGACCTCTCCGTTGACGATCGTTATAAGATCGTGCAGTATACCTACGCTAATGACTTTCGTTCGCTGCTGATCGACTCCTCTCAAGGTGACATCGGCAAGGCGGCGTTCGCTGAACTCCAAAACGAGGACCCTCCACTACACATCTTGGCGCCCCTGTCAGACTCCGAGAAGGTGAAGGATATCGCTGGATAA
- a CDS encoding GuaB3 family IMP dehydrogenase-related protein, giving the protein MAEIEIGIGKSGRRAYGFDDIAIVPSRRTRDPEDVDISWEIDAFRFELPFLASAMDGVVSPATAIEIGRLGGLGVLNLEGLWTRYEDPDPIFAEIASLPAEKATARMQEVYQEPIKESLVTERIRQIKAEGVVVAASVTPQRTQPLLKSILAGELDILVIQGTVVSAEHVSRSEEPLNLKKFIRELEIPVIVGGCASYQAALHLMRTGAVGVLVGVGPGNACTTRAVLGLGVPQATAIADAAAARMRHLDETGVYVHVIADGGMSKGGDVSKAIAVGADAVMMGSPLASAYEAPGRGFHWGMATFHPTLPRGTRVRTETRGSLKEILVGPAHENDGRMNLFGALRTSMATCGYETIKEFQKAEVMVAPALQTEGKALQQAQHVGMGH; this is encoded by the coding sequence GTGGCCGAAATAGAGATTGGAATTGGTAAGTCGGGTCGACGTGCCTATGGCTTTGACGATATTGCAATTGTACCGTCCCGGAGAACGAGAGATCCCGAGGATGTTGATATCTCCTGGGAGATCGACGCGTTCCGATTCGAGCTTCCCTTTCTTGCATCGGCAATGGATGGGGTAGTCTCACCTGCGACGGCTATTGAGATCGGCCGACTCGGTGGGCTGGGCGTGTTGAACCTTGAAGGGCTGTGGACCCGCTACGAGGATCCTGACCCTATCTTCGCTGAGATCGCTTCGTTGCCTGCTGAAAAAGCTACGGCACGCATGCAAGAGGTGTACCAGGAGCCCATCAAGGAGTCGCTCGTTACCGAACGGATTCGTCAGATCAAAGCCGAGGGTGTCGTGGTAGCTGCTTCGGTGACTCCACAACGAACACAACCGCTGCTCAAGTCCATTCTCGCGGGCGAACTAGATATCCTTGTCATCCAGGGTACCGTCGTATCGGCTGAGCATGTTTCGCGGTCGGAAGAACCGTTGAACTTGAAAAAGTTTATCCGCGAGCTCGAGATCCCGGTGATCGTCGGCGGTTGCGCCTCCTACCAGGCTGCGTTGCACCTCATGCGCACCGGTGCTGTTGGTGTATTGGTGGGTGTGGGCCCAGGCAATGCCTGTACCACGCGGGCAGTGCTAGGTCTTGGCGTTCCGCAGGCGACGGCGATTGCCGACGCTGCCGCGGCAAGAATGCGCCATCTCGATGAGACCGGTGTGTATGTGCATGTCATCGCCGATGGTGGCATGTCTAAGGGTGGCGACGTCTCCAAGGCCATCGCGGTTGGTGCGGATGCGGTGATGATGGGGTCTCCTCTCGCTTCAGCCTACGAAGCGCCTGGGCGTGGTTTCCACTGGGGAATGGCGACGTTTCATCCAACCCTTCCTCGAGGCACTCGCGTGCGTACCGAGACGCGTGGATCGCTCAAGGAGATTCTTGTCGGTCCAGCTCATGAGAACGACGGCCGTATGAACCTCTTTGGAGCTCTTCGAACCTCGATGGCGACCTGTGGTTACGAGACGATTAAGGAGTTCCAGAAGGCCGAGGTCATGGTTGCCCCGGCGCTACAGACGGAAGGAAAGGCCCTGCAACAGGCACAGCATGTTGGCATGGGGCATTAG
- a CDS encoding DUF190 domain-containing protein, translating into MDTELLIIFVNESDRVHHRSAADFIIRQALDAGLVGASAFRAIDGFGTHHRLHHQTLLSMTDDEGIAIFVSDTPDKLDHFVDALTAAGVTAATLRLPVTLGHLG; encoded by the coding sequence ATGGACACAGAACTGCTCATCATCTTTGTCAATGAATCGGACCGAGTACATCACCGCTCAGCTGCTGACTTCATCATCCGCCAGGCCCTCGATGCTGGGCTCGTTGGAGCCTCTGCTTTTCGTGCCATCGATGGGTTCGGGACCCACCACCGCCTCCACCATCAAACACTCCTCTCAATGACGGACGACGAGGGCATCGCCATCTTTGTCTCGGACACCCCTGATAAACTCGATCACTTCGTGGATGCTCTCACCGCTGCTGGAGTCACCGCAGCCACGCTGCGCCTCCCTGTCACACTTGGCCATCTCGGTTGA
- a CDS encoding thioesterase family protein — MPLDGQPVNSPLIDAQEKTGDTDSSPSAPVSYFTRQDAHRYLPLPPSEGPWNPLACHGGPPSALAVHELEGYESNPERRLSQVHVDFFGEVPLKPLTWDTKRLRSGRRIELIETTARTDAERIVLSARGWRMSTEAQRAPQREPSTVIPGQEHGHPDQTMSSFPYGASIDWSFLEGGFTDPGPATVWAQPRLNLIDREPLQPIEAVFLVADSANGISSELDFHQFLFIPTAMEIALRSRPLSTEIGISARTTVAHDGIGTTRATLFDRDHSYGYLLQTLYVDRR, encoded by the coding sequence ATGCCATTAGATGGACAACCCGTGAACTCTCCGTTGATCGACGCTCAAGAGAAGACGGGCGACACCGATTCCTCACCCTCCGCACCTGTGAGCTACTTCACTCGCCAGGATGCACATCGCTATCTGCCACTTCCCCCCAGTGAGGGACCCTGGAATCCCCTAGCCTGCCATGGTGGTCCGCCTTCGGCGCTCGCCGTCCACGAGCTCGAGGGCTACGAATCCAATCCCGAACGCAGACTCTCACAGGTGCACGTTGACTTCTTCGGGGAGGTCCCACTCAAACCCCTCACCTGGGACACCAAGCGACTGCGCTCCGGACGCCGTATCGAATTGATCGAGACCACGGCACGCACCGACGCGGAACGCATCGTGCTCTCTGCTCGTGGTTGGCGGATGTCGACCGAGGCCCAACGCGCTCCCCAAAGGGAGCCAAGCACCGTGATACCAGGTCAAGAGCATGGTCACCCAGACCAGACCATGTCCTCATTCCCCTATGGCGCCTCCATTGACTGGTCATTTCTTGAGGGCGGCTTTACTGATCCTGGTCCCGCGACCGTCTGGGCACAGCCACGGCTCAACCTGATCGACCGTGAACCCCTCCAGCCGATCGAGGCGGTGTTCCTGGTAGCGGACTCTGCGAATGGGATCAGCTCCGAGCTCGACTTCCATCAGTTTCTCTTCATCCCTACGGCGATGGAGATCGCCCTCCGATCGCGCCCGCTTAGCACCGAGATCGGGATCTCTGCACGGACAACCGTCGCTCACGACGGGATTGGCACCACGCGCGCTACCCTCTTTGACCGCGACCACAGTTATGGGTACCTGTTGCAGACCCTCTACGTCGACCGCCGGTAA
- a CDS encoding CoA pyrophosphatase: MTVRDLHQYLQGLPTVARRVPVMLRSPSGGIPPYSEVVERLQRTLSPLPTEIGGNGAAVLLLLYPAGGETMVLMTRRSGALRNHPREISFPGGKVEAGETLGHAALRETYEEVGIDGSVIELLGFLGSGAIRGSGSSFSGVVGCATSRPVVALNADEVEAVLEVPLSLVYTPDYFCELWYSEALGWGLFHFFVMAPDLIWGASARMLVDLLALLE, encoded by the coding sequence ATGACGGTACGGGATCTCCATCAATACCTCCAAGGGTTGCCGACGGTTGCCCGTCGTGTCCCCGTGATGCTGCGATCGCCCTCTGGCGGTATTCCTCCGTACTCCGAGGTCGTGGAGCGGTTACAACGGACTCTCTCCCCACTGCCTACTGAGATCGGTGGGAACGGTGCCGCCGTCCTCTTGCTGCTCTATCCCGCTGGCGGCGAGACGATGGTATTGATGACGAGACGTTCTGGAGCGTTGCGGAATCACCCTCGTGAAATCTCCTTTCCGGGAGGCAAGGTCGAAGCCGGAGAGACGCTTGGGCATGCCGCCCTGCGGGAGACATACGAGGAGGTTGGCATCGATGGCTCCGTTATCGAGCTGCTGGGCTTTCTCGGCTCGGGTGCCATTCGTGGAAGTGGGAGCAGTTTTTCTGGCGTCGTTGGGTGTGCTACGTCACGGCCAGTCGTTGCCCTCAACGCCGACGAGGTCGAGGCAGTGCTAGAAGTGCCGCTCAGCTTGGTATATACACCTGATTACTTTTGCGAGCTTTGGTACAGCGAGGCTCTCGGTTGGGGTCTGTTTCATTTTTTTGTGATGGCGCCGGACCTTATCTGGGGTGCCTCGGCACGAATGTTAGTCGACCTGTTGGCGCTCCTCGAGTGA
- a CDS encoding ATP-dependent helicase — MAAEASRQVLEGLNDRQREAVSAVDGPVLVVAGAGSGKTRVLTRRVVYLLEHGVAPNEILAITFTNKAAREMAERVHELVSIEASQALWISTFHAACSRILRVHPELGRLRSGFTIYDADDARRLLERTIRSLELDTKRFPPRAVMAKISSAKADLIGPREMALDAVGAYDRLVATLYQAYEDALIANNAVDFDNLVNLVVTGLREHPGVREYYQRRFRYLLVDEYQDTNRAQNELISILAEPEKNIFVVGDSDQSIYGFRGADLGNIIGFSERLPTTRTIALEQNYRSTNAILELANTLITHNALRHDKTLWSELGQGVLPLYFVAQDDRQEAEFVVSQLVTLLSSGSSLRDIAVIYRTNAQSRVLEEELSKGGIPYRVVGGVRFYDRREIRDILAYLRILVNPDDDVALLRVINTPHRGIGAGTQEQLAAAARTRNVSMLHALELFSTDELGLSSRAAKALSHFMELLAYLRQRVQEGAPAPLVLDEVIERTEYVDLINEEDPLTAEGRLENLAELRRVAGEADSLEAFLEQTALFSAIDADLDQSSMTLMTVHMAKGLEFPIVFVVGLEEGIFPHMRSLTSPSQIEEERRLLYVAVTRAKQRLMISSARRRSFQGSVIYNPESRFITELPDGVYRRLESLEYSPIPVPEHQQPPRPGQPAPYRVGDRVFHARYGEGEVRAIRERSVDREVVVYFDAAGERVFFGSMAKLKLV, encoded by the coding sequence TTGGCGGCTGAGGCTAGTCGACAGGTCTTAGAGGGTCTGAACGATCGCCAAAGAGAGGCGGTCTCGGCCGTGGATGGTCCTGTTCTCGTCGTGGCTGGCGCTGGTTCAGGCAAGACGCGAGTGTTGACTCGCCGTGTGGTCTATCTCCTTGAGCATGGCGTTGCTCCGAACGAGATCTTAGCGATCACCTTCACCAATAAGGCAGCTCGCGAGATGGCTGAACGTGTCCATGAGCTGGTGAGTATCGAGGCCTCGCAGGCGCTTTGGATATCGACCTTCCACGCTGCCTGTAGTCGAATCTTACGCGTGCACCCGGAGCTTGGTCGACTCAGATCAGGTTTTACCATCTATGACGCTGATGACGCGAGGCGTCTGCTCGAGCGTACGATTCGTAGTTTAGAACTTGACACCAAACGTTTCCCTCCGCGCGCCGTCATGGCCAAGATCAGCTCAGCCAAGGCCGATCTGATCGGTCCTCGCGAGATGGCGCTTGATGCAGTGGGGGCCTATGACCGTCTGGTGGCGACCCTTTATCAGGCGTATGAAGACGCGCTCATTGCCAACAATGCGGTTGACTTTGACAACCTCGTCAACTTAGTCGTGACTGGACTTCGTGAACATCCGGGAGTGCGTGAGTACTATCAACGTCGGTTTCGCTATCTGTTAGTTGATGAATACCAGGATACCAATCGGGCCCAGAATGAACTGATCTCTATTCTGGCTGAGCCCGAGAAGAATATCTTTGTCGTCGGTGACTCGGATCAGTCGATCTACGGTTTCCGTGGAGCCGATCTAGGCAATATTATTGGTTTTTCGGAGCGCCTTCCGACGACGCGTACGATCGCACTCGAACAGAACTATCGCTCGACGAACGCGATTCTAGAACTCGCAAACACCCTGATCACACATAATGCTCTCCGGCACGACAAGACACTCTGGTCAGAACTTGGGCAAGGGGTACTGCCACTCTATTTTGTGGCCCAAGACGATCGCCAAGAGGCGGAGTTTGTGGTATCTCAGCTCGTGACGCTCCTCTCCAGTGGATCCAGCCTCCGTGACATTGCGGTGATCTACCGCACGAATGCCCAAAGCAGAGTTCTTGAAGAGGAACTCTCGAAGGGCGGCATCCCCTACCGTGTGGTCGGAGGGGTGCGTTTCTACGATCGTCGCGAGATCCGTGATATCTTGGCCTACCTGCGTATTTTGGTGAATCCGGATGATGACGTGGCACTTTTGCGCGTGATCAACACCCCGCATCGCGGCATTGGAGCCGGCACCCAAGAACAGCTCGCGGCTGCAGCACGTACCCGAAACGTCTCAATGCTGCATGCCTTGGAACTCTTCTCCACCGATGAGCTTGGACTCTCTTCGAGGGCCGCCAAGGCGTTGTCGCACTTCATGGAGTTGCTCGCCTATCTTCGCCAGCGGGTTCAAGAGGGGGCTCCGGCGCCGCTCGTGCTTGACGAGGTGATAGAACGTACCGAGTACGTCGATTTGATCAACGAGGAGGATCCACTGACGGCCGAGGGAAGGCTTGAGAACTTGGCGGAGCTGCGCCGAGTTGCTGGGGAAGCTGACTCGCTCGAGGCTTTCTTGGAGCAAACTGCCCTCTTTAGCGCTATTGATGCCGATCTTGATCAATCGAGCATGACCCTCATGACCGTGCACATGGCCAAGGGGCTTGAATTCCCAATCGTCTTTGTCGTAGGCCTTGAGGAGGGGATCTTCCCTCATATGCGATCGTTAACTTCCCCCAGCCAGATCGAGGAGGAGCGTCGTCTGCTCTACGTTGCGGTTACCCGGGCGAAGCAACGCCTGATGATCTCCTCTGCACGTCGACGGAGTTTTCAGGGGAGCGTGATCTACAATCCAGAGAGTCGCTTTATCACGGAGCTGCCCGATGGTGTCTATCGACGTTTGGAGTCGCTGGAGTACTCCCCCATCCCCGTACCAGAGCACCAACAACCACCACGGCCTGGACAGCCGGCTCCGTATCGAGTGGGAGACAGGGTTTTTCACGCCCGTTACGGCGAGGGTGAGGTGCGGGCGATCCGGGAACGCTCGGTTGATCGTGAAGTCGTCGTCTACTTCGATGCCGCAGGTGAGCGTGTCTTTTTTGGATCGATGGCCAAACTGAAGTTGGTGTAG
- the guaA gene encoding glutamine-hydrolyzing GMP synthase has product MESSREAPVVVIDFGAQYAQLIARRVRELHVYSEIVGHEVTAAELLARGARAIILSGGPKSVWVEGAPTLDPAIYDLGLPMLGICYGAQLMAQSLGGRVERTPAGEYGRTVIDQLSPGAGTLLLDLPDSFASWMSHQDTMVLPPSGAIVTASTAHSSVACFEDSTRARYGVQFHPEVSHGEYGREVLSNFLFRAAGLEPKWTNFSIIEESISQIRSQVGERNVLCALSGGVDSTVAAVLTHEAVGDQLTCVFVDTGLLREGEADQVVALFSSQFHIKLVVVDAAQRFMSALAGVLDPEAKRKTIGNLFIRTFEEAALDIDAGGFLVQGTLYPDVIESGNASAALIKSHHNVGGLPSDMSFALVEPLRFLFKDEVRAIGVELGIPEEVVWRQPFPGPGLAVRIVGEVTEEAVARVRAADRIVREEILHAGLGRSMWQYFAVLAPSLRSVGVSGDERTYDAPIIVRAVDSDDAMTADWARLPYEVLDAIAHRVVGEVDGVNRVVYDITSKPPGTIEWE; this is encoded by the coding sequence GTGGAGAGCTCTCGCGAGGCGCCAGTCGTCGTCATTGACTTCGGTGCACAGTATGCTCAGTTGATCGCCCGACGGGTTCGAGAACTGCACGTGTACTCCGAGATCGTTGGGCATGAGGTGACTGCGGCCGAGCTTCTTGCGCGAGGAGCACGAGCGATTATTCTTTCTGGTGGCCCAAAGTCGGTCTGGGTCGAGGGTGCTCCGACGCTCGATCCAGCCATCTACGATCTGGGTCTCCCGATGCTCGGCATCTGCTACGGCGCGCAGTTGATGGCTCAGAGCCTCGGGGGGCGTGTGGAGCGCACGCCAGCCGGTGAGTACGGGCGTACCGTGATTGACCAGCTCTCACCGGGTGCTGGTACTCTTTTGCTGGACCTTCCCGACTCCTTTGCATCCTGGATGAGTCATCAAGACACCATGGTCCTACCGCCAAGTGGTGCGATCGTCACGGCCTCGACGGCGCACTCATCAGTTGCGTGCTTTGAGGATTCTACGCGCGCCCGCTATGGTGTGCAGTTTCACCCCGAGGTCTCCCATGGGGAGTATGGGCGCGAGGTGCTCAGTAATTTTCTCTTTCGGGCTGCAGGGCTTGAGCCAAAGTGGACGAACTTCTCGATTATCGAGGAGTCGATCTCACAGATCCGTAGCCAGGTCGGGGAGCGTAATGTGTTGTGTGCACTCTCAGGTGGAGTTGATTCCACCGTGGCAGCTGTGCTGACCCATGAAGCCGTCGGCGACCAGCTTACGTGCGTCTTTGTCGATACTGGGTTGCTACGTGAGGGTGAGGCCGATCAGGTAGTCGCCCTCTTCTCCTCGCAATTCCACATCAAACTCGTGGTAGTCGATGCTGCACAACGGTTTATGTCGGCGTTGGCCGGCGTGTTGGATCCTGAGGCAAAACGTAAGACAATCGGCAATCTCTTCATTCGCACCTTTGAGGAGGCGGCCCTCGATATCGATGCCGGAGGATTTCTCGTCCAGGGAACGCTCTACCCCGACGTCATCGAATCAGGGAACGCTTCTGCCGCGTTAATCAAGAGCCATCACAATGTTGGTGGGCTGCCGAGCGATATGTCATTTGCCCTGGTCGAGCCGCTGCGGTTTCTCTTCAAAGATGAGGTCCGCGCTATCGGTGTCGAGCTTGGCATTCCCGAAGAGGTCGTCTGGCGACAGCCCTTCCCTGGTCCAGGACTCGCCGTGCGTATCGTTGGAGAGGTCACCGAGGAGGCGGTTGCCCGGGTACGGGCGGCTGATCGGATCGTCCGCGAGGAGATTTTGCACGCGGGGCTCGGTCGGTCTATGTGGCAGTACTTCGCGGTGTTGGCTCCGTCGTTGCGCAGCGTGGGGGTCTCTGGCGATGAACGAACCTATGACGCGCCTATCATTGTTCGCGCTGTTGACTCCGATGATGCCATGACGGCCGACTGGGCTCGCCTTCCCTACGAAGTCTTGGATGCCATTGCGCATCGAGTCGTTGGTGAGGTGGATGGAGTCAACCGGGTGGTCTATGATATCACCTCGAAGCCACCAGGAACGATTGAGTGGGAGTAG